The Euphorbia lathyris chromosome 8, ddEupLath1.1, whole genome shotgun sequence genome has a window encoding:
- the LOC136202967 gene encoding uncharacterized protein has protein sequence MINILSHFFFFFHLINSIHTLSLCSIFTMKTQHHPPPKLKTQPRPFFSCSFFRHCTQSSLSPTATPPPPPLTVLPPQPLFSKPESSSSSSSSTNSHSFTQWRFPSPIHQHSISPSPSPPIHSDQLQQLFHATELHLATGSQSDKLAALHLLERSLVPNPPSDPLCPPQLMHWLVASLKNKAGAKAATKILLAMCLAEGNRHVAVEAGAVGAVVEVAMELDAPAAERALAALELMCTVPEGAAELRVHALVVPVMVCMMGKLGGRGKEYAISALGVVYSGGGGGSEEQAPPEEVARAVVLALQEDCTERGGRKGRQLLKALEDYGRVDLRHDGNEGS, from the coding sequence ATGATTAATATTCTTTctcacttcttcttcttcttccatttaaTTAATTCCATAcatactctctctctctgcTCTATCTTCACCATGAAAACCCAACATCATCCTCCTCCTAAGCTTAAAACTCAACCTCGTCCCTTCTTCTCTTGCTCCTTCTTCCGTCATTGCACTCAATCTTCTCTCAGCCCCACCGCCACCCCTCCTCCTCCGCCTCTCACCGTTCTACCCCCGCAACCGCTTTTCTCTAAACCCGAatcctcttcctcttcttcctcttctactAATTCCCACAGCTTCACTCAATGGAGATTCCCCTCTCCTATCCACCAACATTCCATTTCCCCTTCCCCTTCTCCTCCAATTCACTCCGATCAACTCCAACAGCTTTTCCATGCCACCGAGCTTCACCTCGCTACCGGCTCTCAATCCGACAAGCTCGCCGCCCTCCACCTCTTAGAAAGATCGTTAGTCCCCAATCCTCCGTCCGATCCGCTTTGTCCGCCTCAACTTATGCATTGGCTGGTAGCCAGTTTGAAAAACAAGGCGGGAGCCAAAGCCGCCACCAAAATCTTGTTAGCAATGTGTTTGGCTGAGGGAAACCGCCACGTCGCTGTGGAGGCTGGTGCTGTAGGCGCTGTGGTGGAAGTTGCCATGGAATTGGATGCACCTGCGGCGGAGCGAGCATTAGCGGCGTTGGAGCTGATGTGTACTGTGCCGGAAGGGGCGGCGGAGCTGCGAGTGCACGCGTTGGTTGTGCCGGTAATGGTTTGTATGATGGGGAAACTCGGGGGGAGGGGGAAAGAGTATGCGATAAGTGCGCTGGGAGTGGTTTATAGCGGGGGAGGTGGAGGGTCGGAGGAGCAGGCTCCTCCAGAAGAGGTGGCGCGTGCGGTAGTACTGGCATTACAAGAGGATTGTACGGAAAGAGGTGGGAGGAAAGGCAGGCAGCTCTTGAAGGCTCTTGAAGACTATGGACGGGTGGATTTAAGGCATGATGGAAATGAAGGGTCATGA